The window TCCAGGGCGTTGCCATCCGGATCCCGACAGAACAGCGCACGGCGCCCCGAGCGACTGAGTGTATAGCCAATCGTTTGTTCTTGCAGTCGACTCACCAATTCATCGAGTGAGTTGACATTGAACGCGATATGCCGATCGCGACCGCCGTGGGCGGGCCTGTCTGTCACGGGATCGGGGTTGGGTAATTCCAGTAAATGTAATTGTTGATCGCCAATACGCAACCAGGCGCCGGGATAGCCGAGATCGGGGCGTGTCCCATCGACAGGCAATCCCAGTACCTGTTCATAGAAAGCGAGCGCGCGTGACGTGTCACTGACAATGATGCTGACATGATGGATTGTCGTTACGTTGA of the Thiohalophilus sp. genome contains:
- a CDS encoding VOC family protein, coding for NVTTIHHVSIIVSDTSRALAFYEQVLGLPVDGTRPDLGYPGAWLRIGDQQLHLLELPNPDPVTDRPAHGGRDRHIAFNVNSLDELVSRLQEQTIGYTLSRSGRRALFCRDPDGNALEFIEITG